A genomic segment from Melanotaenia boesemani isolate fMelBoe1 chromosome 9, fMelBoe1.pri, whole genome shotgun sequence encodes:
- the LOC121646602 gene encoding uncharacterized protein LOC121646602, whose translation MAKTFGYRRQEIVHKQHSIEDILTRWPALFQMEEINAEFLRVTAVPLKTKFLAQLDKHSTKLLEVIRSKGGRVKEQTTNTLKALDETIDITIRRECTLKSLMIYLGEPVHHLIKEYQDLQENEAGVLEQETMAIFVTGKEDSFHSPKDIKIVIDGTPVLNEVPSVAKAVAMLFGLTNALNLRYPKNLQYTLEFVQKVLMELGGKKMSKKVYRLSSQLYSPE comes from the exons atggcAAAGACATTCGGATACCGTAGACAAGAAATAGTGCACAAGCAGCACAGCATTGAAGACATCTTAACGAGGTGGCCAGCACTTTTCCAGATGGAAGAG ATCAATGCTGAGTTCTTGCGAGTTACAGCAGTTCCCCTGAAGACAAAGTTCTTGGCTCAGTTGGACAAACACTCCACCAAACTGCTGGAGGTCATCAGAAGCAAGGGAGGACGTGTGAAAGAGCAGACCACCAATACCTTGAAAGCTTTAGATGAG ACCATTGACATCACCATCAGAAGAGAATGCACCCTCAAATCTCTGATGATCTACTTGGGCGAACCTGTTCATCACCTTATTAAAGAATACCAG GATCTGCAGGAAAATGAGGCTGGCGTACTGGAGCAGGAAACCATGGCAATCTTCGTCACTGGGAAAGAGGATTCTTTCCATTCACCTAAAGACATTAAGATAGTCATTGATGGGACACCGGTTCTGAATGAGGTGCCCTCAGTTGCAAAAGCTGTTGCCATGCTCTTCGGGCTCACAAATGCACTCAACTTAAGGTATCCAAAAAATCTGCAGTACACTCTGGAATTTGTGCAAAAAGTCCTGATGGAGCTTGGTGGGAAAAAGATGTCCAAGAAAGTTTATAGGCTGAGCAGCCAGCTTTACAGCCCAGAGTAG